aaaagtattacaaaCCTAATaaagtacagtactatatagccaaatgggttagttgggtacctaggctaactgtGTTGGACTTggaacaaactggacttacaaATGCACTCTTGGAACAGAGGTTTATGTatgcaggggacttactgtaactaattctaaaaaaaaaacttaaagagaATATTTACTTTTAACACATAGCTCTGATGTACCAAACCATTACCTCAAACAGCTCAATATTTTCAACAGTTATCTCCCCAAAGCCCTCCTAGTGTTCTAAGAATCGCCTCTCAAATAAAGAGACAAAGAGGTCTCCTGTCTTGAGTgtgtaatttttataaattgcATCAGACCCACAGTGAGTGTCTTTCCAGGAGTTTCACCACAATGAAAAAGAAGTTCTGAGATAAAACTGTCGCAGGAGGTCAGGGGAAGTGGGGAATTGTGGGGTCACAGACATGACCCGCAAGCTGCTCTCAGTCAAAGCCAGGGGGTGCGAGGCCCGGGGGGCCCGCCGCCGGTCCGGTCCTATCTCCGCGGCAGAGGCCTCAGGTGCAGCTCGCGTTCCAGCTGCTCggcagtcaggcttccctggatgGCCTCGCAGCCCGGGTTGAACACGGAGTAGGCGCTTTTCTCTCCCTGCGTCTTCTCCTCGGGGCCTCGCGTCCCCACATACATCCAGTAGAACAGGGACAGGACAAAATAGGCCAGGCCAAATTCCAGTTCCACGAACAGCCCCAGCAGGACCAACCAGAGGAGCACCTTCAACAAGGTGACGCTGGTCAGGAGAGACCGGTCCCGGGGGGCCAGGGGCGGCTGCGGCCGTGGCGGTGGTGGGGCTTCGGCTGGACTCCGTGGTGGCTGTGACTCGCGGCCCCCAGGCCCAGCTGCTCCCTAGGACACAAGAACAAaccaaagaaagaataaagggcAGTGGGGCCGGGAGGACCAAAACCCATCTGGAGAGGCAGCTGTCCTTGCGTGGGAAGGCTTCCCCTCACTGGTGTCTGTTTTCTTGTCCTGCTCTCTAAGACAACTATCTCCAAAGAGCTCTCATGCATCCTGCTCTGAATCAAAACCGATCAGTGAGATGTGACTTGCTGAAAACCTCACGGCGTTCAGGTGGATTCCCGTCTGAGGCAGACATTTCACCAGATTAGTCTGCTGCTAACAGGAGCTAATGCAGCCCCTTCAGCAACTCCCTGTAATTGATCAGGCGGCAGCCGGGCACACACTTCCCACACAGAATCAATATATGTCTGTTGATTTGATTAGAcgagctaaaattttgttgagtggCATGATTCTAAAATGAGGACTattctacactttaaaaaaaaaaatcatagttatAGCCACAACCTTTCCATCCCCTGTGACCATCCTACACGGCCCCAGGGTCTCCTAACTGGACTCTCCTCCTTCTAA
This genomic stretch from Dama dama isolate Ldn47 chromosome 7, ASM3311817v1, whole genome shotgun sequence harbors:
- the SAYSD1 gene encoding SAYSvFN domain-containing protein 1, translated to MEQRLAEFRAARKRAGLVAEPSTSSQRTQTSGEKAEAATTPKAPSGWLKRFLLWKPRPPRAQTQPSLAQGAAGPGGRESQPPRSPAEAPPPPRPQPPLAPRDRSLLTSVTLLKVLLWLVLLGLFVELEFGLAYFVLSLFYWMYVGTRGPEEKTQGEKSAYSVFNPGCEAIQGSLTAEQLERELHLRPLPRR